The following nucleotide sequence is from Candidatus Stygibacter australis.
CCATTACGAGTTGCGCTTAATGGGCATTGATGTCTGAGTTCTCCATTTATCCATACATCTGGCCATGAACTATTATTCATCGGCATCAAACCACCATTTGTTGTACCCGCATACATATTAGGGTAGCCCATATTGTCATAGTGACCAGCTATCATGGAGGCTGATGTTGCAGAACAACCAAATGACCAATTAAATGCCGGTACTTGGGGTAATATTACAGAAGATTTTGTAGGATATGCAATGGGTGCTCTATAATTCTCTGGAGGTTTACCGGGTACTATTACTGCTATAGCCACCCTACCATCCTTGGTTACTACTGAGTCCACAATATACTCTTTTAAAGAAGCTGGGTATGCGAAAATGTTTGTTGATGTAAGTATGAAAACTGTAAATAATAAAATAATAATAAATTTTTTCAAGGGTAATTCTCCTTTTGTTTGAACAAAGACTGTTAAGTGGAAAAATAACAAGATGTCGTAATTAAATTTTTGATTGCTATGTCATAAGATAATATGACCCTATTTGTGAAATTTTTGACTAAATAAGTTTTCATTTTACACAGATTAAATATATTTATTCTTTTTGGGGATTTTATCAAATATTTTGTCAATTTTTTTCCTTTTGAATACCTTAACAAATTTTGAAATGATTTAGTACTTTTGTGAATGTCAACAATTTAATCAAGCAAAAACTTACCTTTCATTCCAAATATCATATAAAAAAAAGAGTTCCACCTATACATTTAGATGGAACTCTTAAACAACTTTGCCGAGGTCGTAAACCTTCGTAAAAGCTCTAACTATCTATTGATAATCCTTTTAAATTCTTTATTATTCAATATCTCAGGTAATGGTGATGGGCTGGATTTCACCGCTGTTACTATGTAGAAGTATGTAGTTCCCGTTGCAGGTTCATTCCAGCTTGTACTTGCTCCATCAATTGATACATAAGGTGTTCCATATACAGGAATAAAATACGGATCTGTATCACGGTAGATGTAGAAACTATCTGCTCCTGCAGAATATGACCAATTCAACTCTATGTTACCGGCATTGTAGTGGATGGTCAGATCATTGATAGCAGGAAGAGCATTCCAGGTAATTGCATCCGGTCCCCAAACATTGTTATTTTTATTAAGTTCTACGATATTACTATCTGCATCTACCTGAAAATAGGATGACCAAATTGTTCCTGTAGTACTTGTAATACCATTGAAATTAACAATGAGTGAATCACCAGCAGGAAGACCACTATCAATATACACATTCTGATCACCAGATTGAAAAATGGAAGGAGGTGATGGTAAGTCATAGTACAAATCCACATAAAACCAATTTGTTACATCTACATTCCCAATATTTTTTACTGTCACGGCGACATCTATCATATCACAGACATAGGGATTCATATCTGACCATACTGTATCTGTTATAGTGAGATCTGGTCCAAAACCAGTCCAATGTATCCGGTTAAAGGTATCATCTTCATACATCGGACCTGCAAAACCACCCGTTGAACCTGCAAAGGTAACATGTCCTTGATTCATGTTTTTGAATACATTACTTGCTCCGCTCCAGGTATTAGTTGGAAAATTGACATTATCTGCGATAAAGGTTTGATCATTATCTATGCGGAGGAGGGTTCCGGCAGCAATTCCATCTTTGAAAATACAATTGTTAAATGGATGACTTGCATCAATAATCGCACCATCTTTAACATACACTCCATTTGCAGACATGTCTTCAAAGGTAGCATATTCTGCACTGATCGTGCCACCGCTTTCAACATTGAAATCATAATATCCTGTATTCAGTGTCTGGATAACAGCCTTATTGCTACTCGACCCGATTGCCTGGAGGATGCCACCGTTATTTACGGTTAGTGTATTGCTCGAGCCAATTTTAAGAGCAGCATTTTCATTTACAATAAGAATACCTCCATTGTTAATTATTACATCCCCTGTTCCGCCAAAGGAGTTGCCATTCAGATCCAAAGTGCCATCCTCAACTATAAGAGAACCATTTTGCTGACAAGTGAAGTAACTTAACACTGTAACATATTGTGCTTTCCCACCATCAGTATTATTAGACGGTGAAACTTTTTCAGCATCAGGATCAAGAACTACCTCATACTTAGTAGATGTTTTATCCACAATTATATTGTGGAAATAGCCCGTTACACCGAGATATTCAAGTGTAGCATCACTTGTACCTTTGAAAATAATAGTATTGTACATCGAAACAGTGTGCATGGCACCTCCGTTCCCTACCGTAAAATCCCCCCACACAGTATGTGTTAATGCTGTTATATTATCTTTCCAAATGCCCATATAAATTATTATATTCCCGTATGCCTGAGTGTCATCATTAGATTTGAATTCTCCTGCACTCTTATTGATGACCAAATCATAAAAATCCTCTTGAGTACAAGCTGTTGACAGGAACTGATCACTCGAACCATTAAATGTTACTGTTGATAATCCTGGCCAAAATCCTACCCAGGAATCATAAGTTGTGTTGCTATTTGTCCAATCACCACCAATAGTAAGATTCAGTCCAGTATCCACCCCGCCGGCATTCAAACCGGCATTAAGAGCAATATCCATATCATTTCCGATATTCAAGGTAGAACCAGTATTCATTTCAATGTTGCCATCTGTTATATTCAGATCATTGGTAACATTGACGGTCATACCATCCATTATTTCAACATCCTCATAGCCAGTAGCAGTTTTATCGATAGTGAGATCATAGAATGTTTCATCAGTGGTTATATCTCCTGGATTCGGGCCATAGAATGTAACCGTTCTGGTCCACTCTACAAATCCTCCCGGACCGACATTATTTGTCCAGTCTCCACCAACATACAAATTTCCGTTTGATGGATCAGACAAATAAATAGTCCCTGCGCTGATCAAAACGTTTCCGGTTATCCTGAGAGGGCTATATATTCCCCAGGGGACTGTATTATTTACAGTGAAATCATTGAAATAATTTGTGGTATCTATTGTTAAATATGTGCCACCAATACTATTAATACTTTCGAAAGTATTGTTCTCCGGCTGAAAGGTATTAGGTGTGTTAGCAAAGAAAGTCCCTCCAGCCCTGATGGTACCACCTGTGATATTTTCCGTGAATGTGTTCTGGATTGCGATTTGGTTGTGGGTCACTTCAAATATTCCACTACTAAGGTTCATAGTTCCGTAGAGTCGTACAAATCCTTTACTGCAAGGTGCATCACAGACAAAATTACCTCCGTCAATCGTTAGTGTTCCAGTTGCAGCTAGTTCAAATAATCCATGAAGAAGAACATCTCCGTCAGCAACATCCAGAAGCCCGTTAAGGGTGAAATCAGAATTATTAGTAAGAGTTCCACCACTCACCATATCCATTTCTCCAGTATTAACTATATCTAATGTGTTTTGAACAACCAAATCTCTATCCTGTATATGGAATTGATTACCAGCACTTACTGTCATATCTCCGGAAACATTCATAGTGTTTGAACTAGAGCCATTAATATAAGTATCAGCAGAAGGTCCTGCTGTCTTATCAATAATTAGAGTTCCGAATTCAGCATCAGAATCATTGCATAGGATCAATGAACCAAGAGAACCATCAAAATAAACGGTATTTCCAGTCCCGAGTTGCGTACTTGTACCATTGTTAAATGTCCAATCTCCGGAGACAAATATTTTACCATCCGTCACAATATCGGATGAACCGGTTTCCCAGGTAATATTGTTCACAATCAAAGTGTCGTCAGGTGAGGACATTTCCAGTCTATCTGAAATATTCAAATCTTCATCAACAACTACCTTATATGAACTGATTTTCAATTTTCCTGCTACAATATCCATATTTTTACAACATATAGGTATACCATCAGAAGGACGGACATAGGCAGCTCCAGAATTAATTACTATATCATTGAAATATTCACTTTCTTCAACTTGTTGAAGAGTACCTGGATCAGTTCCATTGAAGATAACTACAGAAGAAGATCCTGCATCGAATCCGCCACTTGCATTATAGTCAAACCAGTCCTCAACAACAGATATGTTTATTGTTCCTGGGTCATTGGCATTTAATGAAGCTCCATTATAAATCCTTAATATATTACCTATTGCTAAATTTGTTGGATTATTAAGTTCCATAGTACCATCATATAATCTTAAATTGTTTGTTACTGTTACATCTACACCGTTATTGTCACCAGAACCTGTTTCTAGACCGGCAAAACCAATATAGGTTTTATTCAAATGAAGATCATAAAATGTCTCAGGTGTCAGTATTGCAGCTGAATATGGTCCATCAAAAATAACCGTATTTGTACCTTCGATAAAACCAGCGATACCTACATTATTAGCCCAGTCTCCTGCTACATACATATCATTACCATTGGTATCAAAAACACCTGTATCAAGTATGAAATAACCATTGATATCAAGCTCACTGGCTGCAGATACAGTATTTGATTTTGCATACCTTGTTCTTGTTCCATCTCTGTTTTCAATTATCACATATTCTTTATCTTTGGAACTTTCTGATTGGGCTTTTGAGGATTTATTAATTTCAACATCATAGAAGTTACTGCCGGTTCCCATACTCAAACTTGCATTTGTAGAACCATATAGTTCAATTGTACCGCCTGTTGGATTGAAATCAGTACGATTTCCAGTGAATGAATAGGGAGTTCTTATTGTACCACCACTGATATCTTCTGTAAGTGTATTTGATGAAGATAAACTAATTCCGCAAGAGGTAATATCAAGAATACCACCACTCATTTCAATGGATGCATCTTCCAGGTATGGCCATACACAATAAGAACCTGCAACAGTCATTGTACCTCCGAAAATATGTAGGTCGCCTTTAAGATCGACAAAAGTTCCTGTGCCGGAGTTAGTAAGGTCGATTGTTCCTCCAGCATTTAGATAATAACCACCTTGTATAGCATTATCTATAAGATCATTAGCAGTAAAAGAACCAGATAAGACATCTACTGCACCTGCAGTCCAGTCGTAAGCAGCACAAACTACATTGGTACCGTTTATACGGAATGCGCCGCCGGAGGCTTTATTTACTTCAAGTTCGTTAAATGTTTCATTTGAACAATATTGATGTCCGCTGCTGCCGTTAAAGACCACCCTGCTTGAAGCTTCTCCAAAATTCCCAATACCAGCATTATTTGTCCAATCACCACCAATTTCTATATTAAAAGCATGTGGATAAAAATATCCACTTTCAAGGAGAAAATCACCATTTATTTGTAAAGTAGTAGAATAAGAAGCATCAAGAGAAAGAGCTGTTGCTCCTGTATTTATAGTTAGATTATTGAAATAATCTCCGCTATTCGGTTTAAGTGGAATTGTGGGGGAACCATTAAATACAAACGTACCAGCGGGACATTGAATATTTCCTCCCAAATTATTAAAATATCCATCCAAGATCACCGAATGAATGGAATAACATTGAAAGGTACTACCATAATAGGAAGTATTATTGTAGAGGTTACCCGCAATATAAAGATCGTCTGTTGATTGGGAGCTGACTGAAAAATTCGTTGCGCTTTTGTTACTTAATAAATGGTACAATTGACAATTTTCTTCTTTGCTTCTGAACCAGGATTGAGATGTGCCCACAAATTCAACATACCCTGTAGTAAATTGCACATCTGCACCTTCATTGAAATTCCAGTCACCATAAACATAAATTCTTGATGAACCGGTCATGCTTCCTGTAGATCCTGACTCCCAGACGATATCATGATCGATATAAAGTCTGGATGCTGTATTGAGCATATCGATAGAACCATGCACCGTAGCATCATTGTTTACTGTGAGTGTCTGGTCTAAAATATCTAAACTTGCACCAGCTTCAATAGTCAAGTTATAACATGCATCATCATAGGAAGCAACATAAGGTGATAATCCAGCAGTAGTGATAATTACATCTTCACCTGCGGTAGGAATATGACCCAAAGACCAGTTACTAGAATTGTGCCAGTAATGGTTCCAGGCGCCTGTCCAGGTATTTGTACCAACAGCACCAACAGCAGCATCGGCATTTACCATTCCATAACCAGTGTATCTGTCCCAACCAGCTGGTCCTTCATCCACAATATCAGTAGCAGTAGAAGTTAAAATATCTCTTATTTGTGCTGGTGTTAAAGAGGGATCTTTTGATTTGATAAGAGCAGCAACACCTGCAGCGTAAGGAGTAGCACAGGAGGTTCCATTAAAATACATGTAATAATCTCCTGAAGAATATCCATTTACTCCAGTTACATCAGTTGCAGGTAGTATGGTTGGTGCTATCACATCAACAGCATTTCTGGCATCCATAGTATTTACACCATAATTTGAACCCCACCAATTTTCACCATCACAAGAAAATGCATCTTTTCTTTCAGCACAAGGAGAAGCTGCACCAACTGCAATTACATTAGGATCATTTGCTGGATTCCATATATGATCATAATCCTCATTCATTGTGCAAGCAAGTAATGTAACACCATTATCATAAGCATATTGAAGAGCAGCGTCTCTTGAAGGATCATCACCATAATCCGTATTTGACCCGAAACTCATACTGGCTATATCTACATCATTATCTCCACAATGGGTTACGGCATTTATAACAGCTGAACTTAAAAGTGTTCCACTACTATTCGCGATCTTTAAAGGCATAATGCTACAATTACCAGCTACACCTGAAACACCGATTGAATTATTTACTTCTCCTGCTGCAATACCAGCGCAACAAGTTCCATGACCTTCATCAGCACTATCATCCATTGGATCACTATCACCACCTCCGTAATCCCAACCACTAACACAATTACCATCTAAATCTTCATGATTATAATCAACACCTGTATCTATAATCGCTATTATAATACTGGAATTACCATAACCCTGAGTATCATCCCATGCTTCTTCTATATGAGAATCAAAACCTACTGTTCCTACAGGCGGCCCTGTATGACTGTATGTATCATAACTCCAGCTCAACAGTTGAGCAGTATTATCATGCCCCCAACAATCATCGAAGTAAGGATCATTGGGAGTTGCAGATAGGTAACTAATATACTCGGGATTTGCAAATTCAACATAATCGTTTTTAGATATTTCGGTTATTGTGCTTTCAATATCAGTTCCAATTGGAACAAATAGTAAATACCATCTATTGAATCCATTTTCTTGTTCCCAGATTTTATCTAGTACAGGTCTATGAGCTAAAGAAATTTTAGAAACATTGATTGATCTTAATAAAGTGTCTAATTCAACCAATCCGGTATTTGAATAATCACCAGTTTCAGATAGAACCAGATTTAATCTTTCAGCTGCGTCTTCCGATAGTTTAACTTTTATTCTATCAGCAGCGTACAAAGGTCTTCCCATACTATCTTCTCTCACATTTGCAGCAAATGCTGTATGAAGAAATAGTGTAACAAATAAAAATAAAATGAACAGTTTTTTCATGGGTATTTCTCCTTTTTTTTCAGAACAAGGTATTATTAATTTAAAAATAATAAGATGTAGTAATTAAATTTTTTGATTGTTATGTCATAATATGACCCTACTTTTGAAGTTTACGCTTAAAATAATTTTTCATTTCACACCATATAATATTTATTTAATAGCTTTTTGATAATTTTTAAAATAATTTTGTCAAACTTTTTATTTTTTCCATGCATATCCCCCATTTCGAGCTTTATCATTCGTATTGGAAACCAGAAAGGAAACCACTTGAAAAGAATTGTTCAGAAGCAAAGTGAGGAAATCAGTTCAAATTGTGTGATGGATTATTGATAAGAATTTCAATATAGTTTGTGACTTTATCTATAATAGTACAACCACGATTATTTGGTTGAACTTTATCATTATGACTTTGCTTGTAGGGATATCTCTAAATAATTATAATATTTGCAGTTGATATAAATTAAGTTCAATATTACCTGCATTATATTGAATATTCAAATCATGAATTTCAGGAAGAACGCTGGTTGTCCAATCGATGAGATTAAACGGATCTTCATTATAATCTTCTCCTGCAAAATCACATATAGCATCAACAAAGATAAGTTGTAACTTCTCTAATATCTTAACACCATTGTAATTCCCACTCCGGAAATTGATTGGGAAATTATAATTATCTGCCACGATTTTGTGTGCATTATCAATCCAAATCCTTGCTATGTATAAGCCAATGTTAACAAAACATTCAGGTCACAAAGTTAAGTGAAGCAAATCTTGATTATATCTGAGTGAATCTATTATACCGTCCTTAATGGAAATTGCAAATAAGAGAATCCGCCCAGAGTATAGGAAACAGCTATTATCATTACTATACTATTTCTTAACCACAGGTTGTGTCTTTGCTATTATTCTGTAGAATTTCCTGACTGATGGTATCGGAATTGAACAACTTTCTTCAAAAACTGTTGATTCATAACTGAAATCATTATATGGATTATCAGATGACCAAATATCATATTCATCTGCATCGATCACAGGATCCCAGATAATAATTAAAGAATCAGTTATCGTAATAACAATATTTTCAGGGGCATTGAGAAAAATAGTAAGAGTCCCACCAACTAATTGATGGGACTCTTATTTGATTGAGTTACGTTTGGATTACTTATTCCACGGTGCAGAGTCTGAACTTGCTGCTTTTCCTCCAGTACCGATATTATCAGAAATATTTTCAGCAGTAACACGATAGAAATACTTTGTACCTGTTGCTGGTTCAGAGTAACCAACTGTAGCAGTTGTGAATACAGTTGATCCTATGAAATCATACGGGTCTGTAGAACGATATACCTTAAATTGATCAACTGGCACTGGATATGTCCAGGTCAGAACAATTGTATTAGTCCCTGCGTTATACTGAATTGTAAGATCATCAATTGCCAGCAGTACTCCACCGCTCCAGTGGACACGATTATATGGATCATATTCATCACCCGCACCCCAAAAATCACCGGTTACGTCATTGAATGTTGCTTCACCGGTATCATAATATTTCCAGACATTATATCCTGTTAAACCAGAAGCGTTGTTATAAAATGATGCACCTGTGGACGTGAACTCAGAATCATTGTTTAATGAAAGTAATGCTGAAGGTGCGTCATGTCCATTTCTGAAGATACAGTTGTTAAAAGTAAAAGTAGAATGAACATTAGCTCCAGGTAACAGATAAATTCCATTACCATCCATGTACTCAAAAGTAGCGTATTGAGCCCCTATAGTTCCACCACTGTTAATATTGAAACCATAGAAACCTGTTGATTGATGGGTAACAGTTGCTTGATTACCAGAAGATCCAACGACATAAAGCCATCCACCGCTATTAACATTTAGATTGCTTGCATCATCAAGAGCAAGTGTACTATTTGCCTGCATGTATAATACTCCACCACTGTTGACAGTCGCGTTACCATTAACGGATATTGTATTATTACCTGAATAAAGAGCTCCGGGATTAATAACAAGATCGTTTCCAATAGTTAAATCACCATTAGGAGTTAGCCAATCAGCCGAGGATACTTTATCAAGAGTAAGGTTATAGAATGTTTCTGCCGGAGTAATACTTACATCACCTGTACCATCAAAAGTAACAGTCCCCGTTCCTTCCACAAATCCGGCATCACCTACATTATTTGTCCAGTCTCCATACACTTCGATATCGAATCCACTTGGATTGAGAATACCTGAATTAATCACAAGATCATTCATGCTAAAGGCAGCATTCGTTGTTACAGTTGACCCTGTTTTATTGATATTAAGATCATGGAATGCAGTTGTTCCGTCAATTAGTGATGCTGTACTTCCATCAAAGGTTACTGAACCATCGGTAGGAGTGAAAATTCCACTAGAATTTGTCAAAGAACCTTCCAGATAAATATCTCCACCGGATACATTTTCTATTGATCCTGATTGGAAAGAGATGTTTGATGCGCTATTTAGTTCACTACCTGTAGTCATAGTTAAAGCACCGGTACTGTGCATGTATGGTCCATTACCATTTACATTAACTACACCACCGTCATCAATTATGAGATTACCATTATCATAAACATCAAAGTATTGTACGTTCATTTCACATGAATTGATATCTAAAGCACCTCTGATATATGAAGCATTAGAAACATCCAGATCATATATACAACCAACAAGTGCAGCATTAGCTCCATCATCTACATAGAACTTATAGAAGTAGCTATCCGGATCGTCAATTTCGATATTATTGGTTGATGAAGAACCATTAACATACATGTGTGTTATACCACCTGTTCCGTTGAATTGACTTCCATCATACAGATTAATAGTTTCTACATAGTAATCACCAGAAGTTTGATTGAAAGTACTACCAGTATTGTGAATAGCATCACCATAATACATCGTTCTAGTTCCTAATAGAATTGTTCCCGATAGATCAACTACTGAGCCAGAATACAAATACATATCATTACCAGTATTTAAGGTGTCAGTAACAGCTACTGTTAACGAACCATAATTTTTTACATCATTCAATACATTAACGTTAAATCCATTGAGATTGAATGTTCCATTGGATATTTGAAGATCTCCGGTGATATCCAAGTCACTTGTAACATTGATTGTCTGTGAGCGTGTAACTTCAAATGGTGCTCCGTCTCGATCAATTCTTACCTTTTCACGTTTTGATGACTTCATACTTTTTGTAACTAAATTATCAGCTACTAATTTATTTATATTTACATTGTACAAGTTACTACCTGTTCCTAAACTCAGGCTTGCATCAGTTGTTCCATACAATTCTAAAGTTCCACCAGTTGGATTGAAATCGGTTCTTAACCCTGTAAAACCACCTGAAGTTCTTATCGTTCCACCGGTAATTGTTTCAGTAAGCGTGTTTGATGCAGATAAGTAAATTCCACATGAGGTTACATCGAGCACACCATCTGTCATTGTTATAGATGCAGCTGCATAATATGGCCAAAAACAAAAAGTTCCTGAGATATTCATGGTTCCACCATTTATATACAGATCACCTGCTAAGTCAACTGCTGATCCTCCATTTGATAGATTAATTACACCTCCTACGTCATCTGCATAATATGTTCCCTGAATCGTAGATTCAACAAGATCGTTGATTGTTATTGTTGCTGCTCCGTTACAATAAACAGTTCCTCCTTGGTCGAGAGTTGCGATAGTAGCAATTGCAGAAGCACCATTAGCAGTAAATCTGGAACTTGGGTCATCAATATTTAATGTTCCATTAACATTAAAAGTATGATATGCCCAACAGAAATAATCCAGATCAAGGTCATTCAAGATAGTATTATTACCATTAAATCGAAGATTCATTGAATTATTGATTTGATGAACATCATAGAAAGTATTAGTTCCATTCACGTCTTGATGATCACCACTGCTGTCAAATGTAACCATGCTGGTTCCTGGAGTATACGATCCACCAGAATTTATCCAATTTCCACCAACAGTAACAGGATAGTTTGCTGAGTTGAAATTTCCCTGTTCTATAGTTAGATCACCTGCAACGGTTATACCTTCATTAACTAATGTTACACCAGTTGAAGCGCTGAAGACAACATTATTAAAAGTACCGGATCCGGAACTGTAATTATTAATATTTTGTGAAGTTCCATCAAAGATGACCGAACCTGTATTGGATAATTGTGTAAAATCAAATGTTCCGTAATAATTAAAATCACCTCTCATTATTATGTTCTGATTTGACATACTTTCTAAAATACTACCAGAGCTAGTATAAACCAGCCCATTTATAACTATGTCTTCTGTAGAGACATTACTGAATATTGCTTTTGCTCCACCAGATTTGTAGTTCCTGAGCATGTAGAAATTACTATTAGTGCTATAACATCTTATCCAACTACCAGTTGTTCCTTCAAAATCAACAAATCCTTGGGTTGGATTTACATTAGCACCATTTTCAAAGTTCCAGTCACCATAGACATTAATATAAGAACTATAAGCGGTTACATTTAAGGATGATCCCGATTCCCATACTACATCGTGCATTATATTCAGGTAGGAATTATCCTGTAACATGCCAATTGTTCCATGGTTTATCAAATCGTTGTTTACAGTAAGCGTCTGGTCGTAAATATT
It contains:
- a CDS encoding S8 family serine peptidase, with the translated sequence MKKLFILFLFVTLFLHTAFAANVREDSMGRPLYAADRIKVKLSEDAAERLNLVLSETGDYSNTGLVELDTLLRSINVSKISLAHRPVLDKIWEQENGFNRWYLLFVPIGTDIESTITEISKNDYVEFANPEYISYLSATPNDPYFDDCWGHDNTAQLLSWSYDTYSHTGPPVGTVGFDSHIEEAWDDTQGYGNSSIIIAIIDTGVDYNHEDLDGNCVSGWDYGGGDSDPMDDSADEGHGTCCAGIAAGEVNNSIGVSGVAGNCSIMPLKIANSSGTLLSSAVINAVTHCGDNDVDIASMSFGSNTDYGDDPSRDAALQYAYDNGVTLLACTMNEDYDHIWNPANDPNVIAVGAASPCAERKDAFSCDGENWWGSNYGVNTMDARNAVDVIAPTILPATDVTGVNGYSSGDYYMYFNGTSCATPYAAGVAALIKSKDPSLTPAQIRDILTSTATDIVDEGPAGWDRYTGYGMVNADAAVGAVGTNTWTGAWNHYWHNSSNWSLGHIPTAGEDVIITTAGLSPYVASYDDACYNLTIEAGASLDILDQTLTVNNDATVHGSIDMLNTASRLYIDHDIVWESGSTGSMTGSSRIYVYGDWNFNEGADVQFTTGYVEFVGTSQSWFRSKEENCQLYHLLSNKSATNFSVSSQSTDDLYIAGNLYNNTSYYGSTFQCYSIHSVILDGYFNNLGGNIQCPAGTFVFNGSPTIPLKPNSGDYFNNLTINTGATALSLDASYSTTLQINGDFLLESGYFYPHAFNIEIGGDWTNNAGIGNFGEASSRVVFNGSSGHQYCSNETFNELEVNKASGGAFRINGTNVVCAAYDWTAGAVDVLSGSFTANDLIDNAIQGGYYLNAGGTIDLTNSGTGTFVDLKGDLHIFGGTMTVAGSYCVWPYLEDASIEMSGGILDITSCGISLSSSNTLTEDISGGTIRTPYSFTGNRTDFNPTGGTIELYGSTNASLSMGTGSNFYDVEINKSSKAQSESSKDKEYVIIENRDGTRTRYAKSNTVSAASELDINGYFILDTGVFDTNGNDMYVAGDWANNVGIAGFIEGTNTVIFDGPYSAAILTPETFYDLHLNKTYIGFAGLETGSGDNNGVDVTVTNNLRLYDGTMELNNPTNLAIGNILRIYNGASLNANDPGTINISVVEDWFDYNASGGFDAGSSSVVIFNGTDPGTLQQVEESEYFNDIVINSGAAYVRPSDGIPICCKNMDIVAGKLKISSYKVVVDEDLNISDRLEMSSPDDTLIVNNITWETGSSDIVTDGKIFVSGDWTFNNGTSTQLGTGNTVYFDGSLGSLILCNDSDAEFGTLIIDKTAGPSADTYINGSSSNTMNVSGDMTVSAGNQFHIQDRDLVVQNTLDIVNTGEMDMVSGGTLTNNSDFTLNGLLDVADGDVLLHGLFELAATGTLTIDGGNFVCDAPCSKGFVRLYGTMNLSSGIFEVTHNQIAIQNTFTENITGGTIRAGGTFFANTPNTFQPENNTFESINSIGGTYLTIDTTNYFNDFTVNNTVPWGIYSPLRITGNVLISAGTIYLSDPSNGNLYVGGDWTNNVGPGGFVEWTRTVTFYGPNPGDITTDETFYDLTIDKTATGYEDVEIMDGMTVNVTNDLNITDGNIEMNTGSTLNIGNDMDIALNAGLNAGGVDTGLNLTIGGDWTNSNTTYDSWVGFWPGLSTVTFNGSSDQFLSTACTQEDFYDLVINKSAGEFKSNDDTQAYGNIIIYMGIWKDNITALTHTVWGDFTVGNGGAMHTVSMYNTIIFKGTSDATLEYLGVTGYFHNIIVDKTSTKYEVVLDPDAEKVSPSNNTDGGKAQYVTVLSYFTCQQNGSLIVEDGTLDLNGNSFGGTGDVIINNGGILIVNENAALKIGSSNTLTVNNGGILQAIGSSSNKAVIQTLNTGYYDFNVESGGTISAEYATFEDMSANGVYVKDGAIIDASHPFNNCIFKDGIAAGTLLRIDNDQTFIADNVNFPTNTWSGASNVFKNMNQGHVTFAGSTGGFAGPMYEDDTFNRIHWTGFGPDLTITDTVWSDMNPYVCDMIDVAVTVKNIGNVDVTNWFYVDLYYDLPSPPSIFQSGDQNVYIDSGLPAGDSLIVNFNGITSTTGTIWSSYFQVDADSNIVELNKNNNVWGPDAITWNALPAINDLTIHYNAGNIELNWSYSAGADSFYIYRDTDPYFIPVYGTPYVSIDGASTSWNEPATGTTYFYIVTAVKSSPSPLPEILNNKEFKRIINR
- a CDS encoding C10 family peptidase, with the translated sequence MMKGRIRIGLFILTSILVISSLVYATPVNIETAKQVANNWYLERSEENNLKNVEVIETFFIRENSQDIYYVFNFREGGYIMIAADDAVVPVLGYSFEHHYGLENHPPQFDAMLASFKEQIVYAKENNLSASQAAQDEWERLNVRTENFERNRDFNRLGPLISSLWNQSYSWNTYCPPDVSGPGGYVYAGCTAVAMAQVMNYWGQPTTGTGSHSYSCPPYGTLSANFGSTTYNFPMNNSSPTNASRELLYHCGVGAEMDYGPDASGAWVGNHTYCARNALVNYFKYNSIAHFELKNDYSDTVWKGMIKTDLDNGRPLVYRGYYPYYPYAGHAFNLDGYEDLDIIHFHFNWGWSGSYNGYYYLNNLNPGSHNFTDYQGAIFSLCPTINVWTGNHSHLWGNTANWSLGHIPSATEDVEIPNVNMPCIVDYSDKTCNNLTIYPDATVNIYDQTLTVNNDLINHGTIGMLQDNSYLNIMHDVVWESGSSLNVTAYSSYINVYGDWNFENGANVNPTQGFVDFEGTTGSWIRCYSTNSNFYMLRNYKSGGAKAIFSNVSTEDIVINGLVYTSSGSILESMSNQNIIMRGDFNYYGTFDFTQLSNTGSVIFDGTSQNINNYSSGSGTFNNVVFSASTGVTLVNEGITVAGDLTIEQGNFNSANYPVTVGGNWINSGGSYTPGTSMVTFDSSGDHQDVNGTNTFYDVHQINNSMNLRFNGNNTILNDLDLDYFCWAYHTFNVNGTLNIDDPSSRFTANGASAIATIATLDQGGTVYCNGAATITINDLVESTIQGTYYADDVGGVINLSNGGSAVDLAGDLYINGGTMNISGTFCFWPYYAAASITMTDGVLDVTSCGIYLSASNTLTETITGGTIRTSGGFTGLRTDFNPTGGTLELYGTTDASLSLGTGSNLYNVNINKLVADNLVTKSMKSSKREKVRIDRDGAPFEVTRSQTINVTSDLDITGDLQISNGTFNLNGFNVNVLNDVKNYGSLTVAVTDTLNTGNDMYLYSGSVVDLSGTILLGTRTMYYGDAIHNTGSTFNQTSGDYYVETINLYDGSQFNGTGGITHMYVNGSSSTNNIEIDDPDSYFYKFYVDDGANAALVGCIYDLDVSNASYIRGALDINSCEMNVQYFDVYDNGNLIIDDGGVVNVNGNGPYMHSTGALTMTTGSELNSASNISFQSGSIENVSGGDIYLEGSLTNSSGIFTPTDGSVTFDGSTASLIDGTTAFHDLNINKTGSTVTTNAAFSMNDLVINSGILNPSGFDIEVYGDWTNNVGDAGFVEGTGTVTFDGTGDVSITPAETFYNLTLDKVSSADWLTPNGDLTIGNDLVINPGALYSGNNTISVNGNATVNSGGVLYMQANSTLALDDASNLNVNSGGWLYVVGSSGNQATVTHQSTGFYGFNINSGGTIGAQYATFEYMDGNGIYLLPGANVHSTFTFNNCIFRNGHDAPSALLSLNNDSEFTSTGASFYNNASGLTGYNVWKYYDTGEATFNDVTGDFWGAGDEYDPYNRVHWSGGVLLAIDDLTIQYNAGTNTIVLTWTYPVPVDQFKVYRSTDPYDFIGSTVFTTATVGYSEPATGTKYFYRVTAENISDNIGTGGKAASSDSAPWNK